In a single window of the Cucurbita pepo subsp. pepo cultivar mu-cu-16 chromosome LG18, ASM280686v2, whole genome shotgun sequence genome:
- the LOC111779580 gene encoding succinate dehydrogenase subunit 6, mitochondrial-like: MEDSSSQSFFRKHWEDYKEFWSERFSILDNYSPFVQRDKPLPPWSSSDVEEFIDFNPVHGPALKTAREAVNFGLRGTVIGAVSTAGVAWKYSRSLHGAGLSLLAGGVFGWTFGHEIANHWYQLYRVDTMGAQVKFMEWWRNKNEGHF; this comes from the exons ATGGAAGATTCGTCGTCTCAATCCTTCTTCAGGAAGCACTGGGAAGATTACAAGGAATTTTGGTCGGAGAGATTTTCGATCCTCGACAACTATTCTCCATTCGTCCAGCGCGACAAGCCACTTCCTCCATGGTCTAGCTCCGATGTCGAGGAATTTATTGATTTCAACCCCGTCCATGGCCCCGCT TTGAAGACTGCCAGAGAAGCTGTGAACTTTGGTCTTAGAGGAACTGTTATTGGAGCTGTATCAACTGCCGGTGTTGCATGGAAATACTCGAGAAGTTTACATG GCGCTGGGCTGTCGTTACTGGCGGGAGGTGTATTCGGTTGGACTTTTGGCCATGAGATCGCAAATCATTGGTATCAACTTTACAGGGTGGACACCATGGGGGCACAAGTTAAGTTTATGGAGTGGTGGAGAAACAAGAATGAGGGACATTTTTAA
- the LOC111780605 gene encoding 3-hydroxyisobutyryl-CoA hydrolase-like protein 1, mitochondrial has protein sequence MMIQSLKVALFTRRSLHSVRLLAQKRSQCSLPVHSTDDDLDQQVLVEGSAWSRTAILNRPSALNALTTNMGARLLKLYNSWEENPDVGFVVMKGSGRAFCAGGDIVSLYRFINEGKMEQCKKFFSTLYTFMYIVGTYLKPHVAILNGITMGGGAGVSLPGTFRVATDKTVFAFPEALIGFHPDAGASFHLSHLPGRLGEYLALTGEKLKGEEMVACGVATHYCHSSRLSLIEEHLGSLVTDDASVIESSLEKYGDLVYPDKTSVLHRIETLDKCFSHDTVEEIIDSLETESAGTNDPWYTTTLKRLKEASPLSMKVALKSIREGRYQTFDQCLTREYRMSLQGTSMQISGDFREGVRARMVDKDSLPKWNPPTLEQVSEDMVNQYFSPLSDVEPELDLPTKLREAFP, from the exons atgatgattcAGAGCTTGAAGGTTGCGTTATTTACTAGGCGAAGCCTTCATAGTGTTCGTCTCCTCGCTCAAAAGAGAAGCCAATGCTCTCTTCCCGTCCATTCCACTGACGATGATCTCGATCAACAA GTGCTTGTTGAAGGCAGCGCTTGGTCCAGAACCGCTATTCTCAACAGACCTTCGGCTCTCAATGCTCTCACTACCAATATG GGGGCTAGACTGCTTAAATTGTACAATTCTTGGGAAGAAAACCCTGATGTTGGTTTTGTAGTCATGAAG GGTAGTGGCAGGGCATTTTGTGCTGGTGGAGATATTGTTTCGCTTTATCGTTTTATCAACGAAG GGAAGATGGAACAATGTAAAAAGTTTTTCAGCACATTGTATACTTTTATGTACATAGTTGGTACATACCTGAAGCCCCAT GTGGCAATTCTAAATGGCATTACCATGGGTGGTGGCGCTGGAGTTTCACTCCCTGGGACTTTTCGAGTTGCAACTGATAAAACT GTTTTTGCTTTCCCTGAAGCGCTAATTGGTTTCCACCCTGATGCTGGTGCATCCTTCCACCTCTCTCATCTGCCTGGTCGCTTGG GAGAGTACTTAGCACTAACAGGAGAAAAGCtcaaaggagaagaaatggtTGCTTGTGGAGTTGCAACGCACTATTGTCATAGTTCA AGGCTTTCGCTAATTGAAGAGCACCTAGGGAGTTTGGTTACGGATGATGCTTCCGTTATTGAATCTTCATTAGAGAAATATGGTGATCTTGTTTATCCAGATAAAACGAGTGTACTTCACAG GATTGAAACACTTGATAAATGTTTCAGCCATGACACTGTTGAAGAAATCATTGATTCATTG GAAACTGAGTCAGCTGGTACAAATGATCCATGGTATACCACCACTCTAAAACGATTGAAAGAAGCGTCACCGTTGAGCATGAAGGTCGCATTGAAATCT ATACGAGAAGGAAGATACCAAACATTCGATCAGTGCTTGACTCGTGAATATAGAATGTCCCTACAAGGGACATCCATGCAGATCTCGGGTGATTTTCGTGAG GGTGTTCGGGCACGGATGGTGGACAAAGACTCATTACCAAAG TGGAATCCCCCTACCTTAGAGCAAGTATCTGAAGATATGGTGAACCAGTATTTCTCTCCACTTAGTGATGTTGAGCCTGAACTTGATCTACCCACCAAACTACGAGAAGCCTTCCCTTGA
- the LOC111780406 gene encoding IQ domain-containing protein IQM2-like has translation MGAFFSCPLAKYIDVENGLESITVKSISFGDDEVKTPVRSISFNSRDLEPMVMKSVGSGKMTLEISVSFKRRELEKMVSLEENLLVVADSPKSKEMEIQSPRSECRDRDEIKTTTNSKHMAAMKLQKVYKSFRTRRKLADCAVLVEQSWWKLLDFAELKRSSISFFDIEKHETAISRWARARTKAAKVGKGLSKNDKGQKLALQHWLEAIDPRHRYGHNLQFYYAKWLHCQSGQPFFYWLDIGEGKEVNLVEQCPRSKLQQQCIKYLGPLERMAYEVVVEDGKFMYKLSRELLDTTGVDKHVKWIFVLSTSKALYVGKKQKGMFQHSSFLAGGATSAAGRLVVENGILKAVWPHSGHYRPTKENFQEFISFLTENNVNLTDVKMSPDDEEDNGQQMPKNSHHVRFGSTEEDWVQKLSGGRDDDIAELIAEETTGKNSIMSTAKLFEPKRSINLSRKLTNLHIPDRGNLIEKLEMENKLEEENRSCEVEIIPDESILKRINSHKETKSYQLGRQLSCKWTTGAGPRIGCVRDYPVELQLRAMEQVSLSPRMVAARSEIQCSPRIASMLSPRVCRAVDMMHQSNTQTVDS, from the exons ATGGGGGCTTTCTTTTCCTGCCCTTTGGCTAAATACATTGATGTGGAAAATGGTTTAGAATCCATCACTGTGAAATCCATCAGTTTCGGAGACGACGAAGTAAAAACTCCGGTTCGATCCATCAGTTTCAATAGTAGAGATTTGGAGCCTATGGTAATGAAATCGGTCGGTTCGGGGAAGATGACATTAGAAATATCCGTTAGCTTCAAACGTAGAGAGTTGGAGAAGATGGTATCACTAGAGGAAAACTTGCTTGTTGTAGCTGATAGTCCAAAGAGCAAAGAGATGGAGATTCAATCTCCTAGATCGGAGTGTCGTGATCGTGATGAGATCAAAACGACGACGAATTCGAAGCACATGGCTGCCATGAAATTGCAGAAAGTTTATAAAAGTTTCAGAACCAGGAGAAAGCTAGCAGATTGTGCCGTTCTTGTAGAGCAGAGTTG GTGGAAACTCTTGGATTTCGCTGAGCTCAAGAGGAGCTCGATATCGTTTTTCGACATAGAGAAACACGAGACTGCCATTTCGCGGTGGGCTCGAGCTAGAACCAAAGCTGCCAAG GTCGGAAAAGGCTTGTCCAAAAACGACAAAGGTCAAAAGCTTGCTTTACAGCACTGGCTTGAAGCT ATCGATCCACGACATCGATATGGCCATAACTTACAATTCTATTATGCTAAATGGCTTCATTGTCAGAGTGGACAACCCTTTTTCTATTG GTTGGATATAGGAGAAGGAAAGGAAGTGAATCTTGTTGAACAGTGCCCGAGATCGAAACTTCAACAGCAGTGTATCAAGTACTTGGGTCCG cTGGAAAGAATGGCTTATGAAGTTGTTGTGGAAGATGGGAAGTTCATGTATAAGCTATCGAGGGAGCTCCTTGACACGACCGGAGTCGATAAGCACGTGAAGTGGATATTTGTTCTCAGCACCTCTAAAGCGTTGTACGTTGGCAAGAAACAGAAGGGTATGTTTCAGCATTCGAGTTTCTTGGCCGGAGGAGCCACGTCCGCTGCTGGAAGATTGGTTGTCGAAAATGGGATCCTAAAG GCAGTTTGGCCTCATAGCGGACATTACCGTCCCACGAAAGAAAACTTTCAGGAATTCATCTCTTTCCTTACAGAAAACAATGTCAACCTCACTGATGTAAAG ATGAGTccagatgatgaagaagacaaCGGACAACAAATGCCAAAGAACAGTCACCATGTTCGATTCGGCTCAACCGAGGAAGATTGGGTTCAAAAGTTGAGTGGTGGTCGAGACGACGACATAGCAGAGCTCATTGCTGAAGAAACGACTGGCAAGAACTCGATCATGTCGACTGCCAAGCTGTTCGAGCCAAAGAGGTCGATCAACCTGAGTAGAAAACTAACCAATCTTCACATACCAGATCGAGGTAACCTGATCGAGAAACTCGAGATGGAAAATAAGTTAGAAGAGGAGAATAGAAGTTGTGAAGTAGAGATCATCCCAGATGAATCAATACTGAAAAGAATAAACTCACACAAAGAAACCAAATCATACCAACTGGGAAGGCAGCTATCCTGCAAATGGACAACAGGTGCAGGTCCCCGAATCGGGTGCGTTCGAGACTATCCCGTCGAGCTTCAGCTCCGAGCAATGGAGCAGGTGAGCTTGTCGCCAAGAATGGTGGCTGCTCGGTCCGAAATTCAATGCTCGCCTCGGATCGCCAGTATGCTGAGCCCAAGGGTGTGTAGGGCAGTTGACATGATGCACCAAAGTAATACACAGACAGTTGATTCCTAA